The following coding sequences lie in one Streptomyces sp. NBC_00510 genomic window:
- a CDS encoding cytochrome c biogenesis protein CcdA, giving the protein MSVLAAGANQTVVNGALLAAVPVALLGGLVSFFSPCVLPLVPGYLSYVTGVTGTDLAEARRGRMFVGASLFVLGFTAVFVSGGALFGNFGTTLLEHKVVITRVLGALTIVMGLAFMGVVGGITQREFRFHRRPAMGLAGAPLLGVLFGIGWTPCLGPTLSAVNFLAFNEASAGRGALLTAVYCLGLGLPFILAAIAFRRALGAFGWVKRHYVWVMRLGGGMLVAVGLLLVTGVWDHIVYQMQIWSSGFTPGI; this is encoded by the coding sequence GTGAGCGTACTCGCCGCCGGCGCCAACCAGACCGTGGTGAACGGCGCCCTGCTCGCCGCCGTGCCGGTCGCGCTCCTCGGCGGCCTGGTCTCGTTCTTCTCGCCGTGCGTGCTGCCCCTCGTCCCCGGTTACCTGTCGTACGTGACCGGCGTCACCGGCACCGACCTGGCCGAGGCCCGGCGCGGCCGGATGTTCGTGGGCGCGTCGCTGTTCGTCCTCGGCTTCACCGCGGTCTTCGTCTCCGGCGGCGCGCTGTTCGGCAACTTCGGCACGACGCTGCTGGAGCACAAGGTGGTCATCACCAGGGTGCTCGGCGCGCTCACCATCGTCATGGGGCTCGCCTTCATGGGGGTGGTCGGCGGCATCACCCAGCGTGAGTTCCGCTTCCACCGCAGGCCCGCGATGGGTCTGGCGGGGGCGCCGCTGCTCGGTGTGCTCTTCGGCATCGGCTGGACGCCGTGCCTGGGTCCGACGCTGAGCGCCGTCAACTTCCTCGCCTTCAACGAGGCCAGTGCCGGCCGCGGGGCACTGCTCACCGCCGTCTACTGCCTCGGCCTCGGCCTGCCGTTCATACTGGCCGCCATCGCCTTCCGCCGTGCGCTCGGCGCCTTCGGCTGGGTCAAGCGCCACTATGTGTGGGTGATGCGCCTCGGCGGTGGCATGCTCGTCGCTGTCGGCCTGCTGCTCGTCACCGGCGTGTGGGACCACATCGTCTACCAGATGCAGATCTGGTCGTCCGGCTTCACTCCAGGGATCTGA
- a CDS encoding TlpA family protein disulfide reductase, producing MSPTRALRRRPLRGAAALAGAAAFALAVTACSTSTASSDGTGPGTNYVGGTGEISTVKPGHRVAAPELSGKSVEGAPLSLADHKGKVVVLNIWGSWCPPCRAEAPHLAKVARETESQGVQFIGINTRDLQTAQAKAFEKEFAIPFPSFYDPSGDLVLRFPKGSVNPQAIPSTLIIDRQGKIAVRALKELGADELHEVLDPVIAEK from the coding sequence ATGAGTCCTACGCGCGCCCTCCGACGCCGTCCGCTCCGCGGTGCCGCGGCACTCGCCGGAGCAGCCGCGTTCGCGCTGGCCGTCACGGCCTGCTCGACCTCCACCGCGTCCTCCGACGGCACCGGCCCCGGAACGAACTACGTCGGCGGCACCGGTGAGATCTCCACGGTCAAGCCGGGCCACCGGGTGGCCGCGCCGGAGCTGAGCGGGAAGTCCGTCGAAGGAGCCCCGCTCAGCCTCGCCGACCACAAGGGCAAGGTCGTCGTCCTCAACATCTGGGGCTCGTGGTGCCCGCCCTGCCGGGCTGAGGCGCCGCACCTGGCCAAGGTGGCCAGGGAGACCGAGTCGCAGGGCGTGCAGTTCATCGGCATCAACACCCGGGATCTGCAGACCGCGCAGGCCAAGGCATTCGAGAAGGAATTCGCCATCCCCTTCCCGAGCTTCTACGACCCGTCCGGCGACCTGGTGCTGCGCTTCCCCAAGGGCAGCGTCAACCCGCAGGCCATTCCCTCCACGCTGATCATCGACCGCCAGGGGAAGATCGCGGTGCGCGCGCTGAAGGAGCTCGGCGCCGACGAACTGCACGAGGTCCTCGACCCGGTGATCGCGGAGAAGTGA
- a CDS encoding type 1 glutamine amidotransferase — MRASLKGRRIAFLVAPEGVEQTELTGPWEAVREAGGTPRLVSTRHGRVQAFEHLDRAGTFPVDDTLGDVVAADFDALVLPGGVANPDLLRIDPDAVAFTRDFFTEGRPVAAICHAPWLLVEAGVVHGRTLTSWPSVCTDVTNAGGTWIDQEVVVDCDGPNVLVTSRRPGDLKAFQDALVDEFAHQTGSRD; from the coding sequence ATGCGCGCGTCCCTGAAGGGGAGGAGGATCGCCTTCCTGGTGGCGCCGGAGGGCGTCGAGCAGACCGAACTCACCGGCCCCTGGGAGGCCGTCCGCGAGGCGGGCGGGACGCCCCGGCTCGTCTCCACCCGCCACGGCCGCGTCCAGGCCTTCGAGCACCTCGACCGGGCCGGCACCTTCCCCGTCGACGACACGCTCGGGGACGTGGTCGCCGCGGACTTCGACGCGCTGGTGCTCCCCGGCGGTGTCGCCAACCCCGACCTCCTGCGGATCGACCCGGACGCCGTCGCCTTCACCAGGGACTTCTTCACCGAGGGCCGCCCCGTCGCGGCGATCTGCCACGCGCCGTGGCTGCTCGTGGAGGCCGGCGTCGTGCACGGACGTACCCTCACCTCCTGGCCCAGCGTCTGCACCGACGTCACCAACGCCGGCGGCACCTGGATCGACCAGGAGGTCGTGGTCGACTGCGACGGCCCCAACGTCCTGGTCACCAGCCGCAGGCCCGGCGACCTCAAGGCCTTCCAGGACGCCCTGGTGGACGAGTTCGCGCACCAGACCGGGAGTCGCGATTAA